A stretch of Tripterygium wilfordii isolate XIE 37 chromosome 11, ASM1340144v1, whole genome shotgun sequence DNA encodes these proteins:
- the LOC120009717 gene encoding acyl-CoA-binding domain-containing protein 4-like isoform X1, protein MASMARASSGLAYPERFYAAASYAGFDGSLDSSTKNVTSRFSNDAALLLYALYQQAIVGPCNVPKPSAWSAVEQSKWKSWQGLGHMASTEAMRLFVKILEEEDPGWYSRTSNSVAEPVVDVQMNHNSKVEPVMENGNAYPETKTIAIENGNLMETQDKDVVLEGLGSIVIYDQWVAPPISGQRPKARYEHGSAVVQDKMYVYGGNHNGRYLNDLHVLDLRSWTWSKVDAANIAAEESSSPAPLTPCAGHALIPWDNSLLSIAGHTKDPLDTIQVKEFNLQTGKWSTLKTYGRPPVSRGGQSVTLVGTSLVIFGGQDAKRSLLNDLHILDLETLTWDEIDAVGVPPSPRSDHAAAVHAERYLLIFGGGSHSSCFNDLHVLDLQAMEWSRPTQQGEIPAPRAGHAGVAVGENWFIVGGGDNKNGVSETVVLNMSTLVWSIVTTVQGRVPIASEGLSLAVSSYNGEDILVSFGGYNGRYSNEVSVLKPSHKSTLPSKILEGTAPDSVSAVHNATNPTRDVESEFDVGQEGKIREIVMDNIDPDPIKSKGEGTSEHLMATLKAEKEELESSLSREKLQTLQLKQDLAEAETRNTDLCKELQSVRGQLASEQSRCFKLEVDVAEVRQKLQAMETLQKELELLQRQMAVSEEAALSAKQRQSSSGVWGWIAGTPGNQKLDES, encoded by the exons ATGGCTTCGATGGCGAGGGCTAGCTCTGGCCTCGCGTACCCGGAACGATTCTACGCGGCGGCTTCGTACGCCGGTTTCGATGGATCTCTTGATTCCTCCACCAAAAATGTCACCTCCAGGTTCTCAAACGACGCAGCTCTACTCCTCTACGCCTTGTACCAGCAG GCTATTGTAGGACCATGCAATGTCCCAAAACCTAGCGCTTGGAGTGCCGTAGAGCAAAGCAAATGGAAAAG CTGGCAGGGGCTTGGACACATGGCTTCTACTGAAGCAATGCGTCTCTTTGTGAAAATTTTGGAG GAGGAAGATCCAGGTTGGTATTCAAGAACATCTAACTCTGTGGCAGAGCCTGTTGTAGATGTGCAAATGAAT CATAATTCTAAAGTCGAACCTGTCATGGAGAATGGGAACGCCTATCCTGAAACAAAGACCATTGCTATTGAAAATGGAAACCTGATGGAAACTCAGGATAAAGATGTTGTCTTGGAAGGCCTTGGTTCTATTGTTATTTATGATCAATGGGTTGCACCTCCAATATCTGGTCAGCGGCCAAAGGCCCGATACGAG CATGGATCAGCAGTTGTTCAAGATAAGATGTATGTATATGGAGGAAATCACAATGGTCGCTATCTGAATGATCTTCAT GTTTTAGATTTGAGAAGTTGGACTTGGTCAAAGGTAGATGCTGCTAATATTGCAGCTGAGGAGTCTTCCTCTCCAGCTCCATTAACCCCTTGTGCTGGTCATGCCTTG ATACCATGGGATAACAGCCTTTTGTCTATTGCTGGACATACAAAGGATCCTTTGGACACTATCCAAG TGAAGGAATTTAATCTGCAAACGGGCAAATGGTCAACCTTGAAGACTTATGGGAGACCACCG GTCTCACGTGGAGGTCAATCGGTTACCCTAGTTGGGACAAGTTTAGTGATTTTCGGTGGACAAGATGCAAAAAGATCCTTACTGAATGACTTGCACATACTTGATTTAGAAACCTTGACTTGGGATGAAATAGACGCTGT GGGGGTGCCTCCTTCTCCGAGGTCTGATCATGCTGCTGCAGTTCATGCGGAGCGCTATCTTCTTATCTTTGGCGGGGGCTCACATTCCTCTTGTTTCAATGATCTTCATGTCCTCGATTTGCAGGCT ATGGAATGGTCGAGACCCACTCAACAAGGCGAGATACCAGCTCCACGGGCTGGACATGCAGGTGTGGCTGTCGGGGAGAACTGGTTCATTGTTGGTGGTGGTGACAATAAAAATG GGGTTTCAGAAACTGTAGTCCTCAACATGTCTACACTTGTTTGGTCCATTGTTACTACTGTTCAAGGGCGTGTTCCTATTGCCAGTGAG GGTCTGAGTTTGGCTGTTAGCTCCTACAATGGTGAAgatattcttgtatctttcggAGGGTATAACGGACGTTACAGCAATGAG GTCAGTGTTCTTAAACCAAGCCACAAATCAACTTTGCCATCAAAGATACTGGAGGGTACTGCGCCTGACAGTGTTTCTGCTGTTCACAATGCCACAAATCCTACAAGAGATGTGGAGTCTGAATTTGACGTAGGACAAGAAGGAAAGATAAGGGAAATTGTGATGGATAATATTGATCCAGATCCCATA AAATCCAAAGGTGAGGGAACTAGCGAACATCTCATGGCAACCTTGAAGGCAGAGAAGGAAGAACTGGAATCTTCATTAAGCAGGGAGAAATTGCAGACGCTTCAATTAAAACAAGATTTAGCTGAAGCTGAGACTCGTAACACGGACCTCTGCAAG GAGCTCCAATCTGTACGTGGTCAACTTGCCTCTGAGCAGTCGAGATGTTTTAAATTAGAG GTTGATGTTGCAGAAGTACGACAAAAGCTCCAAGCCATGGAGACACTACAAAAGGAGCTAGAACTCTTACAGCGACAAATGGCTGTTTCCGAAGAAGCTGCCTTATCAGCCAAACAGAGGCAGAGCTCGAGTGGTGTCTGGGGTTGGATTGCCGGAACACCTGGCAACCAAAAATTGGATGAATCATGA
- the LOC120009717 gene encoding acyl-CoA-binding domain-containing protein 4-like isoform X2, with amino-acid sequence MEKEEDPGWYSRTSNSVAEPVVDVQMNHNSKVEPVMENGNAYPETKTIAIENGNLMETQDKDVVLEGLGSIVIYDQWVAPPISGQRPKARYEHGSAVVQDKMYVYGGNHNGRYLNDLHVLDLRSWTWSKVDAANIAAEESSSPAPLTPCAGHALIPWDNSLLSIAGHTKDPLDTIQVKEFNLQTGKWSTLKTYGRPPVSRGGQSVTLVGTSLVIFGGQDAKRSLLNDLHILDLETLTWDEIDAVGVPPSPRSDHAAAVHAERYLLIFGGGSHSSCFNDLHVLDLQAMEWSRPTQQGEIPAPRAGHAGVAVGENWFIVGGGDNKNGVSETVVLNMSTLVWSIVTTVQGRVPIASEGLSLAVSSYNGEDILVSFGGYNGRYSNEVSVLKPSHKSTLPSKILEGTAPDSVSAVHNATNPTRDVESEFDVGQEGKIREIVMDNIDPDPIKSKGEGTSEHLMATLKAEKEELESSLSREKLQTLQLKQDLAEAETRNTDLCKELQSVRGQLASEQSRCFKLEVDVAEVRQKLQAMETLQKELELLQRQMAVSEEAALSAKQRQSSSGVWGWIAGTPGNQKLDES; translated from the exons ATGGAAAAG GAGGAAGATCCAGGTTGGTATTCAAGAACATCTAACTCTGTGGCAGAGCCTGTTGTAGATGTGCAAATGAAT CATAATTCTAAAGTCGAACCTGTCATGGAGAATGGGAACGCCTATCCTGAAACAAAGACCATTGCTATTGAAAATGGAAACCTGATGGAAACTCAGGATAAAGATGTTGTCTTGGAAGGCCTTGGTTCTATTGTTATTTATGATCAATGGGTTGCACCTCCAATATCTGGTCAGCGGCCAAAGGCCCGATACGAG CATGGATCAGCAGTTGTTCAAGATAAGATGTATGTATATGGAGGAAATCACAATGGTCGCTATCTGAATGATCTTCAT GTTTTAGATTTGAGAAGTTGGACTTGGTCAAAGGTAGATGCTGCTAATATTGCAGCTGAGGAGTCTTCCTCTCCAGCTCCATTAACCCCTTGTGCTGGTCATGCCTTG ATACCATGGGATAACAGCCTTTTGTCTATTGCTGGACATACAAAGGATCCTTTGGACACTATCCAAG TGAAGGAATTTAATCTGCAAACGGGCAAATGGTCAACCTTGAAGACTTATGGGAGACCACCG GTCTCACGTGGAGGTCAATCGGTTACCCTAGTTGGGACAAGTTTAGTGATTTTCGGTGGACAAGATGCAAAAAGATCCTTACTGAATGACTTGCACATACTTGATTTAGAAACCTTGACTTGGGATGAAATAGACGCTGT GGGGGTGCCTCCTTCTCCGAGGTCTGATCATGCTGCTGCAGTTCATGCGGAGCGCTATCTTCTTATCTTTGGCGGGGGCTCACATTCCTCTTGTTTCAATGATCTTCATGTCCTCGATTTGCAGGCT ATGGAATGGTCGAGACCCACTCAACAAGGCGAGATACCAGCTCCACGGGCTGGACATGCAGGTGTGGCTGTCGGGGAGAACTGGTTCATTGTTGGTGGTGGTGACAATAAAAATG GGGTTTCAGAAACTGTAGTCCTCAACATGTCTACACTTGTTTGGTCCATTGTTACTACTGTTCAAGGGCGTGTTCCTATTGCCAGTGAG GGTCTGAGTTTGGCTGTTAGCTCCTACAATGGTGAAgatattcttgtatctttcggAGGGTATAACGGACGTTACAGCAATGAG GTCAGTGTTCTTAAACCAAGCCACAAATCAACTTTGCCATCAAAGATACTGGAGGGTACTGCGCCTGACAGTGTTTCTGCTGTTCACAATGCCACAAATCCTACAAGAGATGTGGAGTCTGAATTTGACGTAGGACAAGAAGGAAAGATAAGGGAAATTGTGATGGATAATATTGATCCAGATCCCATA AAATCCAAAGGTGAGGGAACTAGCGAACATCTCATGGCAACCTTGAAGGCAGAGAAGGAAGAACTGGAATCTTCATTAAGCAGGGAGAAATTGCAGACGCTTCAATTAAAACAAGATTTAGCTGAAGCTGAGACTCGTAACACGGACCTCTGCAAG GAGCTCCAATCTGTACGTGGTCAACTTGCCTCTGAGCAGTCGAGATGTTTTAAATTAGAG GTTGATGTTGCAGAAGTACGACAAAAGCTCCAAGCCATGGAGACACTACAAAAGGAGCTAGAACTCTTACAGCGACAAATGGCTGTTTCCGAAGAAGCTGCCTTATCAGCCAAACAGAGGCAGAGCTCGAGTGGTGTCTGGGGTTGGATTGCCGGAACACCTGGCAACCAAAAATTGGATGAATCATGA